CGCGGTGCTCAGTTTCCGCAGCGGCGCCAGGCCCAGCGCACTGAGCGCGTACGCCGCCGCGATGACCAGGAAGGACCCGGCCACGTCCCAGTAGGCGACGAGGAGTCCGGCGAGGCCGGGGCCGAGGAGGGTGCAGATCGCCTCGGAGATCCGCAGCAGCGCGTTGGCCCGCTGGATGTCCTCGGCGACCTGGGGGACCATGCTCGCCAGCCCGGGCTGGAACATCGCGGTCGCGGCGCCGCTGACCGCGAGCAACGCCATGACGTGCCAGAGCCGTACGCCGTCGGTGGCCAGCAGCGCCGCGAGCGCGAGCATGGCGACCATGCGCACCACGTCGGCGCCGACCATCATCACCTGCGGGGTGAACCGGTCGGCGAGCACGCCGCCGACGAGCACCAGCAGGACGATCGGCGCCATCCACGCGGCCAGCGCGTACCCCACGCCGCCGGCCCCGTAGCCGGCACCGAGGACGGCGGTCGTGAGCGACACCATCAGCATGCCGTCGGCCAGCAGCGACGTGCTGCGGGCCGTGAAGAACAGCCGGAAGCGGTTCGACCGCCACGGGCTGGGAAGCGAGTCCGGCTTCGGCCGGACCGTCACGTCATCCATCGTCATGTCACATCCGCCGGTCCCGGCCGGTCCCTTCGAGGAGAATCTGCTGCCTGCCCCAGGCGCTGCTCCGGTCGGCCTCGGCCGGCGGGTCCTGGACGATCACGTACCGACGGGGCGCCAGCACGCCGGGCCGCCCGGGGAGGGCGTCCATCAGCGCGGCGTGCGCCCCCTCCGGGGTCAGCGGGGAGCCCCCGGAGGCGATGAACGCGGTGAGCCCGTGCTCGGCGTCCCCTTCCGCCGAACCCCCGGTACGCGGGGGATCCGACGTGACATGCACGGGAAGGCCGTCGAGGACCCGGCTCAGGGTCGCCGCGACGGCGGGCGGCGAGACCCAGCAGCCGTCCACCCGCTCCCAGTCCGCTCCGCGCTCGACCGGGCGGACCCCCGTCACCTCCGTGAGCGCGGCGAGCGGCACGTCCGCGACGGCGGCCGCCTCCAGAAGGCGGACGAGACCGGCGAGGAAGCCCTCCGCCTCGTCGCGGGGGAACAGCGCGGGATCGACCCATATACCGAGCCGGAGCAGGGGGTCGATCTCGTGGACGAAGGTCAGGACCCGGGCCGGCAGTACCTGGCCCGGTCCCCGGCTGATCTCCAGATCCGGCCGGGGGGCGTTCTCCCCCTGGGCCGCGGCGTCGAGCGTGGAAGGGAGGGAGGGCGGCAGCGAGCTGACGTCGTTGAAGACGACGTCGCGGGCGAAGTGGCTGCCGCGCTCGAAGGTGGCCCGGCCGATCATCTCCCACAGGGCCACCGCGTCGAACTGGCTGTGCCGGTACGAGTTGAGCGCCGCGCCCCATGCCGTGCGGAGCAGCGCGTCGAAGGTGGGGACCCGTACGTCGAGGGAGAGCAGAGCGTCCTGGGAGAGGGTGTTCACGGAGCGGACCAGCCGTGGCGTGTACCGGTTGGAGGTCGGTACGGCGGCGACGCAGGCGTCCTGGCCCGTGCGGTGGGCGAGCAGCGCGCACCAGGCCGTGAGGAGCACGGTGGCCGGGAGGCCGCCGGTACGTTCCGTCACCAGGGCCAGCGCCCGGGCGCCCCGCCGCGACCGGAGCGTGAGCTGCGGCGCGTGGACCTCGGCGCCCTCGGCACCGGGCTCGGCGAACATGGCCTGCGGTCCGGTGCGGATGATCCGCTCCCAATACCTCAACGAGGCACCGGACTTGCGGAGCCCGGCCGGGGTCGACTCCTCCGCGGCGAGGTCGAGCGGCGTGAGCGCCGACTGAGGGGGGAGCGTCTCGCCGGTCAGCAGCGCGAGCCATTCCTCCTTGAGGACGGCGAGCGCGCTGATGTCCGCGACGGCGTGGCTGGCCGCCAGGGCGACGAAGACCGGGGCACCGTCGACGGTGACGAGGGAGATGCGCAGGGGGAAGTCGCGGTCCAGGTGGAAGCGCTCGTCCCGGGCCCGGAGCGCCAACGACTCGGCGTACCGGGCGGGTTCCTCGGGGAGTTCGGTGTGGTCGAGGACGGTGACCATGAACTCGCCGGAAGCCGCGACGACTTGCTCGCCGGGCGCCGTCCCGGGGGCGTACGGGAAGGTGGTGCGCAGGCCCTCGTGCCGTACCGCGAGAGCGCGCAGGGCGTCGACCGCCGCGTCCAGCCGGATCCCGGGGGGCGCCGGCCACACGTCGTGGATGTTGATGTGGGCGGGCTCGTCGCGCAGGACGCAGCGGATCATGTTGGCCTGCCCCATGGTGACGGGGCCCCGGCGCTCCTGACCGCCCGCGTAGGCGACGGTGAGGGTGCGGGTGTCCACTTCCTTCGGCTGCGAGGAGTCTCGCTCGCTCACCATGTGATGCCTTTCGGGGACGTCGTGGAGCGGGTCAGCGGCGCCCAGGCGTCGATCAGGAGGGCGAAGTCCTCCATGTCGAGCCGGGCCTCGTCGAGGAGTTGCTCGCGTTCGGCCGCGAGGACGTCCGCGGCCTCGGCGTAGCGGCCGCCGAGCTTGCGGTAGGAGCGGTCGAGGACGTCGAACCGTTCGGCGTTCTCGACGGGGTCGAGGCGGGTGCTGTCGCGCACGAACCCGGCCACGGCGGACGCGCGGACGAGTCCCTCCGCGTCGAGCAGCTCGTCGCCGGCCGCGGCCATGCGGGCGTACACGGCGTTGAGGTGCGGCATCGACAGGAGGAACTTCGCGAGCCGCCGCTGGTAGGAGAGGAAGCCGCTGTCGGAACGGCGCTCGCCCGTGTGGAAGTTGACGATGTGACGGTTGTGCAGGACACCGGGCAGCCGGGCGTCGTGGACCACGTGGATGAGGAAGTAGTCGCTGCCGATGGTGTCGGTGGCGGGCGGCAGCGGCACCTGCCCGTACACCTCGCGGGCGAAGCCGATGTTGCACATGTCCACCCGCATGGGGCTGACGCTGGTGAGCGTGGTGCGGTCGCCGGTGAACGGGGCCGTCCCGGCGCCGCGGAACGATTCCTGGATCAGGTTCCGCCGCCAGATCTCCGGATAACCGTCGGGGACCGACAGGCCGATGACGTCCTCGTAGACGGCGGGGTCGAGCCGGTGGATCTCCTCGACGTCCACGGACATCTCGCCGACGAAGGACCCGCCGACCATGGCCACCGGCCGGTCCGCGCACGCGGGGTCGAGCCTGCGCCGGGACATCAGCCCCGCCACGTCGGCGGCCCGCCGCCCCAGGGACGTCAGCTCGTGGTGGAGCGGGAACACCGGCTCGCCGTCCAGGTACTGGTACCGGCTGTCGGAGTCCCGGCGGTGCACCGAAGCGCAGCCCAGGGCCTCCGCGAACAGGAAGGCGCGGTTGGTGCAGGCGCCGTAGGACACCCGGGACGGCAGCATCAGGTCGAGCATCCGGTCGGGCGAGGCGAGGCCGGCCCGGGCGATCGTCTCCCGCAGGAAGGTCCGCTGCTCGGCCTCGTCGAGGTGGTGGACGACGACACCGGGGGCCGGGGGCAGCGCGCGCACCGCCGCACGGTGCTCGGCGAGCACCGGGGCGTCGGAGGAGTCCAGGACGAGGAGGTGCACCTCGACGTCGAAACGGCGCGCTCCGTAGGCGGCTTCCTCGGCGACCGCCCTGATGGTGTCGGCGCAGGCCCGGTTGGTCGGGAGGGTCAGACAGACGCGGCGCACGACGGTTCTCCGCTCAGGCCCTCGGCGGCGGCGGTGTCGTGCCACGAGGTGAGGCCGAGGAGCCGGCTGCCCAGCTCGGTCAGCTCGGCCGTGGGGTAGCGCTTGGACTCGTGGAGCACCGGGTCGCCGACGAGGGTGCGGTTCCAGCGCGGGGTGCGCAGGTGCCGCCAGGACTCGACCCGGGACCGCCGCAGTCTCTCGTGCTCCTCAAGGGCCGGCATCATCGACAGGTACTGGACCGCCCGCACGCCGTTCTCCGAGACGTTGCGCGCCACGCCGTGGGCGAGGAGGCCGTTCCAGATCAGCAGGTCACCGGGGTGGAGTTCGGGGCGTACGACGGGGAACTCCGTCCGGTCCACGGCGGGGCGCAGCGGGTCCCGGTCGGCCGGCTGGCCGATCTTCCACTCCTCGAACTGCCGGAACAGCTCGGGGTCGCACTGGAAACCGCCGGTCTCCGGGCGGGTGTCGTTGAGCGCGATGATCCCCTGCACGCGCTGCGGCGGTACGCCGATCGTCGTGTCGATGTCCCAGTGCAGCTCGATGTCGAAGCCCCGGTCCGTGGGCTCGATCAGGGCGCGGTCGCGGTTCCCGACGTTGGGCGGGTTGAGGTTGAGCCGGTCCAGGGTGACCCACAGCTCCTCGCAGTCCCATACGTCGACGAAGGCGTCGTACACGCGCTGGGCCTGGCGGCTGTTCCAGAGGAGCTGGTGGTGGTACGCCTCGACGAATCCGTAGACGTGCAGCTGCTGGTCCAGCTCGGAGCGGAACGGCCGCTCCTCGTACCAGCTTTCCGGCCTGTCCGGGTCGAGCCCCTGGAAGTCCCAGGTGAAGTCGAGGAGCCGACGGGCCTCTTCGGCCGGGATCGCCTCGCGGACGATGACGTACCCGTACGTCTGCCAGTGCGCGAAGTCCTCCTCGGACAGCACCCGCAGGGGGCGTGACTTCTTCAACTCCCGCAGCGTGGTCTGCGCCAGATAGGCCTCGCCGTCGGCGCTGAAGTACGGCAGGT
Above is a genomic segment from Streptomyces sp. NBC_00094 containing:
- a CDS encoding condensation domain-containing protein, which encodes MVSERDSSQPKEVDTRTLTVAYAGGQERRGPVTMGQANMIRCVLRDEPAHINIHDVWPAPPGIRLDAAVDALRALAVRHEGLRTTFPYAPGTAPGEQVVAASGEFMVTVLDHTELPEEPARYAESLALRARDERFHLDRDFPLRISLVTVDGAPVFVALAASHAVADISALAVLKEEWLALLTGETLPPQSALTPLDLAAEESTPAGLRKSGASLRYWERIIRTGPQAMFAEPGAEGAEVHAPQLTLRSRRGARALALVTERTGGLPATVLLTAWCALLAHRTGQDACVAAVPTSNRYTPRLVRSVNTLSQDALLSLDVRVPTFDALLRTAWGAALNSYRHSQFDAVALWEMIGRATFERGSHFARDVVFNDVSSLPPSLPSTLDAAAQGENAPRPDLEISRGPGQVLPARVLTFVHEIDPLLRLGIWVDPALFPRDEAEGFLAGLVRLLEAAAVADVPLAALTEVTGVRPVERGADWERVDGCWVSPPAVAATLSRVLDGLPVHVTSDPPRTGGSAEGDAEHGLTAFIASGGSPLTPEGAHAALMDALPGRPGVLAPRRYVIVQDPPAEADRSSAWGRQQILLEGTGRDRRM
- a CDS encoding DUF6271 family protein, encoding MRRVCLTLPTNRACADTIRAVAEEAAYGARRFDVEVHLLVLDSSDAPVLAEHRAAVRALPPAPGVVVHHLDEAEQRTFLRETIARAGLASPDRMLDLMLPSRVSYGACTNRAFLFAEALGCASVHRRDSDSRYQYLDGEPVFPLHHELTSLGRRAADVAGLMSRRRLDPACADRPVAMVGGSFVGEMSVDVEEIHRLDPAVYEDVIGLSVPDGYPEIWRRNLIQESFRGAGTAPFTGDRTTLTSVSPMRVDMCNIGFAREVYGQVPLPPATDTIGSDYFLIHVVHDARLPGVLHNRHIVNFHTGERRSDSGFLSYQRRLAKFLLSMPHLNAVYARMAAAGDELLDAEGLVRASAVAGFVRDSTRLDPVENAERFDVLDRSYRKLGGRYAEAADVLAAEREQLLDEARLDMEDFALLIDAWAPLTRSTTSPKGITW
- a CDS encoding phytanoyl-CoA dioxygenase family protein; protein product: MTTPAPHGRPRRPYLHRAASDLPYFSADGEAYLAQTTLRELKKSRPLRVLSEEDFAHWQTYGYVIVREAIPAEEARRLLDFTWDFQGLDPDRPESWYEERPFRSELDQQLHVYGFVEAYHHQLLWNSRQAQRVYDAFVDVWDCEELWVTLDRLNLNPPNVGNRDRALIEPTDRGFDIELHWDIDTTIGVPPQRVQGIIALNDTRPETGGFQCDPELFRQFEEWKIGQPADRDPLRPAVDRTEFPVVRPELHPGDLLIWNGLLAHGVARNVSENGVRAVQYLSMMPALEEHERLRRSRVESWRHLRTPRWNRTLVGDPVLHESKRYPTAELTELGSRLLGLTSWHDTAAAEGLSGEPSCAASV